The following coding sequences lie in one Hydrogenophaga sp. PBL-H3 genomic window:
- the nirD gene encoding nitrite reductase small subunit NirD — translation MSVWIPIARVDDIPVLGSRCVQRERGLDVAVFRNAQDEVFALLDRCPHKGGPLSQGIVFGTSVACPLHNWTIGLDSGCAKAPDEGCTPKFAVKVEDGVVHLDAHELATQATDLTRPIAGPARRDLSPLPLGEG, via the coding sequence ATGAGCGTTTGGATTCCCATTGCCCGCGTGGACGACATTCCCGTGCTGGGTTCGCGCTGCGTCCAACGCGAAAGAGGCCTGGACGTGGCGGTGTTCCGCAACGCACAGGACGAGGTGTTCGCCCTGCTCGACCGCTGCCCGCACAAGGGCGGCCCCCTCAGCCAGGGCATCGTCTTCGGCACCAGCGTGGCCTGCCCGCTGCACAACTGGACCATTGGCCTGGACAGCGGCTGCGCGAAGGCGCCCGACGAAGGCTGCACGCCGAAGTTCGCGGTGAAGGTGGAGGACGGCGTGGTGCACCTCGATGCACACGAACTCGCCACGCAGGCGACCGACCTCACCCGCCCGATCGCCGGCCCGGCGAGACGTGATTTGTCCCCTCTCCCCCTGGGAGAGGGCTAG
- the nirB gene encoding nitrite reductase large subunit NirB, translating to MKKSRLVMVGNGMAGVRTLEELLKIAPDLYDITVFGSEPHPNYNRILLSPVLAGEQTLDEIVLNDWAWYTDNGVTLHAGKTVTEVDRIKRVVRATDADGSVIEAPYDRLIMATGSNPFMLPLPGKDLQGVLAYRDIADTQAMIDAATKYKHAVVIGGGLLGLEAANGLMKRGMTVSVVHVAPWLMERQLDDVAGKLLQQSLETRGMKFLIGAQTQELVGNDEGRVKAIRFKDGTELPADLVVMAVGIRPNTALAESMRLHVNKGIVVSDTLQTVTDPRIYAVGECAAHRGIAYGLVAPLFEQGKVLATHLAEFGIGRYVGSLTSTKLKVTGIDLFSAGNFTGGANTEEIVMSDPSGGVYKKLVIQDDKLVGACLYGDTVDGSWYFKLLRDGRSVADIRDKLMFGESNIGDVGHQGQSKASAMADTDEVCGCNGVTKGAICKAIKDKGLFTLEEVRKQTKASASCGSCTGLVEQILMFTAGGDYSATPKLKAMCSCTDHGHQAVRDAIRESKYTNTGAVFAGMGWRTPNGCASCRPAVNYYLISTWPKEAKDDPQSRFINERMHANIQKDGTYSVIPRMWGGETTADELRRIADAVDKYKIPTVKVTGGQRIDLLGVKKEDLQAVWNDIGMPSGHAYAKALRTVKTCVGSEWCRMGTQDSTQMGKDLERAMWRMYAPHKVKFAVSGCPRNCAEAGIKDVGIIGVDSGWEMYVAGNGGIKTEVAHFFTKLKTAEEVLEYTGAFMQLYRLEGWYLERTVHYVNRVGLDYVKKKILDDHEGRKALWAELQFALDGEPDPWFDFKQASVDTRQFIPIKPVSLEGSAA from the coding sequence ATGAAGAAATCAAGACTGGTGATGGTGGGCAACGGCATGGCCGGCGTGCGCACGCTCGAGGAGCTGCTCAAGATCGCCCCCGACCTCTACGACATCACGGTGTTCGGCTCCGAGCCCCACCCCAACTACAACCGCATCCTGCTCTCGCCGGTGCTCGCCGGTGAGCAGACGCTGGACGAGATCGTGCTCAACGACTGGGCCTGGTACACCGACAACGGTGTCACGCTGCACGCGGGCAAGACCGTGACCGAGGTGGACCGCATCAAGCGCGTGGTGCGCGCCACCGATGCCGACGGCAGCGTGATCGAGGCACCCTACGACCGCCTCATCATGGCCACCGGCTCCAACCCCTTCATGCTGCCGCTGCCCGGCAAGGACCTGCAAGGCGTGCTGGCCTACCGCGACATCGCCGACACGCAGGCCATGATCGACGCGGCCACGAAATACAAACACGCGGTCGTCATCGGCGGCGGCTTGCTGGGCCTGGAAGCGGCCAACGGACTGATGAAGCGCGGCATGACAGTGAGCGTGGTGCATGTGGCGCCCTGGCTCATGGAACGCCAGCTCGACGACGTGGCGGGCAAGCTGCTGCAGCAGTCGCTGGAGACGCGCGGCATGAAGTTCCTGATCGGTGCGCAGACGCAGGAGCTGGTGGGCAACGACGAAGGCCGCGTGAAGGCGATCCGCTTCAAGGACGGTACCGAGCTGCCGGCCGACCTGGTGGTGATGGCCGTCGGCATCCGCCCCAACACCGCGCTGGCCGAGAGCATGCGCCTGCACGTGAACAAAGGCATCGTGGTCAGCGACACGCTGCAGACCGTGACCGACCCGCGCATCTACGCGGTGGGCGAATGCGCGGCGCACCGCGGCATCGCCTACGGTCTGGTGGCACCGCTGTTCGAACAGGGCAAGGTGCTGGCCACACATCTCGCAGAGTTCGGCATCGGCCGCTACGTGGGCTCGCTCACGTCGACCAAGCTCAAGGTCACCGGCATCGACCTGTTCAGTGCCGGCAACTTCACCGGCGGCGCCAACACCGAAGAAATCGTGATGAGCGACCCCTCGGGCGGCGTCTACAAGAAGCTGGTGATCCAGGACGACAAGCTCGTGGGCGCCTGCCTGTACGGCGACACGGTGGACGGCTCCTGGTACTTCAAGCTGCTGCGCGACGGCCGCAGCGTAGCCGACATTCGCGACAAGCTGATGTTCGGCGAGTCCAACATCGGCGACGTGGGCCACCAGGGCCAGAGCAAGGCCTCGGCCATGGCCGACACCGACGAGGTGTGTGGCTGCAACGGCGTGACCAAGGGCGCCATCTGCAAGGCCATCAAGGACAAGGGCCTGTTCACGCTGGAAGAGGTGCGCAAGCAGACCAAGGCCAGCGCCAGCTGCGGCTCGTGCACCGGCTTGGTGGAGCAGATCCTGATGTTCACCGCTGGCGGCGACTACTCGGCCACGCCCAAGCTCAAAGCCATGTGCAGTTGCACCGACCACGGCCACCAGGCGGTGCGCGACGCGATCCGCGAGAGCAAGTACACCAACACCGGCGCGGTGTTTGCCGGCATGGGCTGGCGCACGCCCAACGGCTGCGCGTCGTGCCGCCCGGCCGTCAACTACTACCTCATCAGCACCTGGCCGAAAGAGGCCAAGGACGATCCGCAAAGCCGCTTCATCAACGAGCGCATGCACGCCAACATCCAGAAGGACGGCACCTACAGCGTGATCCCGCGCATGTGGGGCGGCGAGACCACGGCCGACGAGCTGCGCCGCATCGCCGATGCGGTGGACAAGTACAAGATCCCGACAGTGAAGGTCACCGGCGGCCAGCGCATCGACCTGCTGGGCGTGAAGAAGGAAGACCTGCAGGCCGTGTGGAACGACATCGGCATGCCCAGCGGCCACGCCTACGCCAAGGCCCTGCGCACGGTGAAGACCTGCGTGGGCAGCGAGTGGTGCCGCATGGGCACGCAGGACAGCACGCAGATGGGCAAGGACCTGGAGCGCGCCATGTGGCGCATGTACGCACCACACAAGGTGAAGTTCGCCGTCTCGGGCTGCCCACGCAACTGCGCCGAGGCCGGCATCAAGGACGTGGGCATCATCGGCGTGGATTCGGGCTGGGAGATGTATGTGGCCGGCAACGGAGGCATCAAGACCGAGGTGGCCCACTTCTTCACCAAGCTCAAGACCGCCGAGGAAGTGCTGGAGTACACCGGCGCCTTCATGCAGCTCTACCGACTCGAAGGCTGGTACCTGGAGAGGACCGTGCACTACGTCAACCGCGTGGGTCTGGACTACGTGAAGAAAAAGATCCTGGACGACCACGAAGGCCGCAAGGCGCTGTGGGCCGAGCTGCAGTTCGCGCTCGATGGTGAACCCGATCCGTGGTTCGATTTCAAGCAGGCCTCGGTGGACACGCGCCAGTTCATTCCAATCAAACCCGTATCACTCGAAGGGAGCGCAGCATGA
- a CDS encoding type IV pili methyl-accepting chemotaxis transducer N-terminal domain-containing protein, translating to MTSALVFRSGPQANLPLALDLEAMGIDVIAQEEGCSKLVQGVVRHAPDVVIGEVSASADALFKATQALADTAPCPVIVFTTDSDAGHIEQAVACGVHVYVVNGYAAHRLRALVHLAQARFRREQALQEQLRDVSQRFEDRKMVERAKGILMRARQVSDDDAFQILRTASMHSNQRLGQVSQHIIQSAHFAEGVNRAGQLRMLSQRLVKLHLLRLAEVQPRQQQALLDDSIQRVDANIALLGKTLSAPTFGDLLAQVEATWQRLKPTLKGKPAAGQVAQVDELAERLLQEAERLTASLESAGSAPPLKLLNTAGRQRMLCQRFAKCALMHLMEDGERAPANDAALVGAQRDFESGLAMLNGLPLSTPEIRRTLEAAAQEWEQVLAGAAHIQRPAGRDRLLRLEGLAVASESLLQAFEQLSAEYERSMQMLMG from the coding sequence ATGACATCTGCGCTGGTTTTTCGGAGCGGCCCCCAGGCCAACTTGCCGCTCGCGCTTGACCTGGAGGCCATGGGCATCGATGTCATTGCGCAGGAAGAGGGCTGCAGCAAACTGGTGCAGGGCGTTGTGCGCCATGCACCAGATGTGGTGATCGGCGAGGTGTCGGCGAGTGCCGATGCACTGTTCAAGGCCACGCAGGCGCTGGCCGACACCGCACCGTGCCCGGTGATCGTGTTCACCACCGACAGCGATGCCGGCCACATCGAGCAGGCCGTGGCATGCGGCGTGCACGTCTACGTGGTCAACGGTTACGCGGCGCATCGCCTGCGCGCGCTCGTTCACCTGGCGCAGGCGCGTTTCCGGCGCGAACAGGCGTTGCAGGAGCAGTTGCGCGACGTGTCCCAGCGTTTCGAGGACCGCAAGATGGTGGAGCGCGCCAAGGGCATCCTGATGCGCGCGCGGCAGGTGTCCGATGACGATGCCTTTCAGATCCTGCGCACCGCCTCCATGCACAGCAACCAGCGGCTGGGCCAGGTGTCGCAGCACATCATCCAGTCGGCCCACTTCGCCGAAGGGGTGAACCGGGCCGGGCAGCTGCGCATGCTCTCGCAACGCCTGGTCAAGCTCCATCTGCTGCGCCTGGCCGAAGTGCAGCCGCGCCAGCAGCAGGCGCTGCTGGACGACTCGATCCAGCGCGTGGACGCCAACATCGCGCTGCTGGGCAAGACGCTCTCGGCGCCCACTTTCGGCGACCTGCTGGCCCAGGTGGAGGCCACGTGGCAGCGCCTCAAACCGACCCTCAAGGGCAAGCCTGCGGCAGGCCAGGTGGCGCAGGTGGACGAGCTCGCAGAGCGCTTGCTGCAGGAGGCCGAGCGCCTCACGGCGAGCCTGGAGAGCGCGGGCTCGGCCCCGCCGCTGAAGCTGCTCAACACCGCAGGGCGCCAGCGCATGCTGTGCCAGCGGTTTGCCAAGTGCGCGCTGATGCACCTGATGGAGGACGGTGAGCGCGCGCCCGCCAATGACGCTGCCCTGGTCGGGGCGCAGCGGGATTTCGAGTCGGGCCTGGCCATGCTCAATGGCCTGCCCCTGTCCACCCCGGAAATCCGCCGCACGCTGGAGGCTGCGGCCCAGGAATGGGAGCAGGTGCTCGCCGGTGCCGCCCACATCCAGCGCCCCGCGGGGCGCGACCGGCTGCTGCGGCTCGAAGGTCTGGCCGTGGCCAGCGAAAGCCTGCTCCAGGCTTTCGAGCAGCTGTCGGCCGAGTACGAGCGCAGCATGCAGATGCTGATGGGGTGA
- a CDS encoding bifunctional protein-serine/threonine kinase/phosphatase, whose protein sequence is MAFDIDIGFVCKAGRKEPNEDFCAAMLPPEGQEDMGSIVAIADGVSAGGLGREAAQTTVTSLVRDYHSTPETWDTTVALDRIIGAQNAWLAGVNRSRQPAMGLTTLTALVLRGQSYTLAHVGDSRCYLLRDGQTLRLTHDHVVNHPDLQHQLLRAVGLEDHLVVDYVQGDLQVGDTFVMLTDGVHARLSERRLADCADPSTRAQDTCERLVEAALAAGSDDNLTAMVVRVLGLLDPNLEDASRAAQTLPMAPRLKVGDPIDGFVVTAPVADNGINLLYQVRDPATQALYALKTLHPARAHDHDERAMLAHEAWLSRRMQSSRAADNLVCLHHSLPTQRPRSAYYLLYDWHGGETLQQMLDRMQRFAPAQAVQIAMQTLRVLGRMHRQGVIHRDIKPANLHQGDDGVLRVLDLGVALSGREPESMRRLHAGTASYVNPEQWGYNTRQASGASDAESKELPDAQSDLFALGVTLYQLLTGRLPYGQVLPYQVGRYYRDPTPPSRHNPEVPIWLDHVVQKAVARDKALRFETAEEFLLALERGASRPLTMPPASALLQRDPTMLWKLLLGLSALFNVLLVYWLLFLPT, encoded by the coding sequence GTGGCCTTTGACATCGACATCGGATTTGTCTGCAAGGCCGGCCGCAAGGAGCCCAACGAAGATTTCTGCGCCGCCATGCTGCCGCCCGAGGGGCAGGAAGACATGGGCTCCATCGTGGCCATTGCCGACGGGGTCAGCGCCGGCGGCCTGGGGCGCGAAGCGGCCCAGACCACGGTGACCAGCCTGGTGCGCGACTACCACAGCACGCCCGAAACCTGGGACACCACCGTGGCGCTGGACCGCATCATCGGCGCGCAAAACGCGTGGCTGGCCGGGGTCAACCGAAGCCGCCAGCCCGCCATGGGCCTGACCACACTCACCGCGCTGGTGCTGCGCGGCCAGTCGTACACGCTGGCGCATGTGGGTGACTCGCGCTGCTATTTGCTGCGCGATGGCCAGACGCTGCGGCTCACGCACGACCACGTGGTCAACCACCCCGACCTGCAGCACCAGCTGCTGCGTGCGGTGGGCCTGGAAGACCATCTCGTGGTCGACTATGTGCAGGGCGACCTGCAGGTGGGTGACACCTTCGTGATGCTCACCGATGGCGTGCACGCCAGGCTGTCCGAGCGTCGCCTCGCCGACTGCGCCGATCCGTCAACCCGCGCACAGGACACCTGCGAGCGCCTGGTGGAAGCAGCGCTGGCCGCGGGCAGCGACGACAACCTCACCGCCATGGTGGTGCGCGTGCTGGGCCTGCTTGATCCGAACCTGGAGGACGCCAGCCGCGCGGCCCAGACCCTGCCCATGGCGCCGCGCCTCAAGGTGGGCGACCCGATCGACGGCTTTGTGGTGACCGCGCCGGTGGCCGACAACGGCATCAACCTGCTTTACCAGGTGCGCGATCCCGCCACGCAGGCGCTGTATGCGCTCAAGACCCTGCACCCGGCCCGCGCGCACGATCACGACGAGCGCGCCATGCTCGCGCATGAGGCCTGGCTCTCGCGGCGCATGCAGTCGTCGCGCGCGGCCGACAACCTGGTGTGCCTGCACCACAGCCTGCCCACGCAGCGCCCGCGCAGCGCCTACTACCTGCTGTACGACTGGCACGGCGGCGAGACCCTGCAGCAGATGCTGGACCGCATGCAGCGCTTCGCGCCCGCCCAGGCGGTGCAGATCGCCATGCAGACCCTGCGCGTGCTTGGCCGCATGCACCGCCAGGGTGTGATCCACCGCGACATCAAGCCCGCCAACCTGCACCAGGGCGACGACGGCGTGCTGCGTGTGCTGGACCTCGGTGTGGCCCTGAGCGGGCGCGAGCCCGAAAGCATGCGCCGCCTGCACGCCGGCACGGCGAGCTATGTGAACCCCGAGCAGTGGGGCTACAACACGCGGCAGGCTTCGGGTGCTTCCGATGCCGAGTCCAAGGAGCTGCCCGATGCGCAGAGCGACCTGTTCGCGCTGGGCGTCACCCTCTACCAGTTGCTCACCGGACGTCTGCCCTATGGCCAGGTGCTGCCCTACCAGGTGGGGCGCTACTACCGCGACCCCACCCCACCCAGCCGACACAACCCGGAGGTGCCGATCTGGCTGGACCACGTGGTGCAGAAGGCGGTGGCGCGCGACAAGGCGCTGCGCTTCGAGACCGCCGAAGAGTTCTTGCTGGCGCTGGAGCGCGGGGCGTCGCGGCCGCTGACCATGCCGCCGGCCTCGGCGCTGCTGCAGCGCGACCCGACGATGCTGTGGAAGCTGCTGCTGGGCTTGAGCGCGCTGTTCAACGTGTTGCTGGTGTACTGGCTGCTGTTCCTGCCGACGTAG
- a CDS encoding MFS transporter, translated as MAGFRTFLKAGHSPTLLASFVYFTYCCGVWVTNGAMAPFIKDSLRLSPAQLGVMLSVPIFAGALMRFPLGILAQYIGRKNATLVEMGGIAIALLFGYFFVDTFNDLLAMGVLLGIAGASFGVALSLGSGSFPARYKGLAMGLVGAGNVGTSLSALLAPQLAQAYGWKAVYGLAALGLLIPVAVMIVFAREPDDVDKHAGMREHTACLFEKDGWAFSAIYAITFGGFIGLATFLPSYYYDQFGVSKVQAGQLTMLAAFMGAALRIFGGWISDHWGGINTLTAVLAIIAVTLLACGMAGGSLVVTTLLMMLCFAALGAGNGALFQLVPLRWPLTTAVAGSMIGEIGALGGGLVPNAMGLSRQYTGTYFWGFALFSVLALCALGMMRFMQIRWTRTWAEKGGRARSA; from the coding sequence ATGGCGGGTTTCCGTACGTTCCTCAAAGCAGGCCACAGCCCCACCCTGCTGGCCTCGTTCGTCTACTTCACCTACTGCTGTGGCGTCTGGGTCACCAACGGGGCCATGGCCCCGTTCATCAAGGACTCGCTCAGGCTGAGCCCGGCCCAGCTCGGCGTGATGCTGTCGGTGCCGATCTTTGCCGGTGCGCTCATGCGGTTTCCGCTGGGCATCCTGGCGCAGTACATCGGCCGCAAGAACGCCACGCTGGTGGAAATGGGCGGCATCGCCATCGCCCTGCTGTTCGGCTATTTCTTCGTCGACACCTTCAACGACTTGCTGGCCATGGGCGTGCTGCTGGGCATCGCCGGTGCCAGCTTCGGTGTGGCGCTCTCGCTGGGCTCGGGCTCCTTCCCGGCGCGCTACAAGGGCCTGGCCATGGGCCTGGTGGGCGCGGGCAACGTGGGCACGTCGCTCTCTGCGCTGCTGGCGCCGCAACTGGCCCAGGCCTATGGATGGAAAGCGGTGTACGGCCTGGCCGCCCTCGGTCTGCTGATCCCGGTGGCGGTGATGATCGTCTTTGCGCGCGAGCCCGACGACGTGGACAAGCACGCCGGCATGCGCGAACACACCGCCTGCCTGTTCGAGAAGGACGGCTGGGCCTTCAGCGCCATCTACGCCATCACCTTCGGCGGCTTCATCGGCCTGGCCACCTTTCTGCCGAGCTACTACTACGACCAGTTCGGCGTGAGCAAGGTGCAGGCCGGACAGCTCACCATGCTGGCCGCCTTCATGGGCGCGGCGCTGCGCATCTTCGGCGGCTGGATCTCCGACCACTGGGGCGGCATCAACACGCTCACCGCCGTGCTCGCCATCATCGCCGTCACGCTGCTGGCCTGCGGCATGGCGGGCGGTTCGCTGGTGGTCACCACACTGCTCATGATGCTGTGCTTCGCGGCGCTGGGCGCGGGCAATGGCGCGCTGTTTCAGCTGGTGCCGCTGCGCTGGCCGCTCACCACGGCCGTGGCCGGCTCCATGATCGGCGAGATCGGCGCCCTGGGCGGCGGCCTGGTGCCCAACGCCATGGGCCTGTCGCGCCAGTACACCGGCACCTACTTCTGGGGCTTCGCGCTGTTCTCGGTGCTCGCCCTGTGCGCGCTGGGCATGATGCGCTTCATGCAGATCCGCTGGACGCGCACCTGGGCTGAGAAAGGTGGGCGGGCGCGCTCTGCTTGA
- a CDS encoding ABC transporter ATP-binding protein — MQHEKYIEIQGVEQTFKTKKGNFPALRDINLAVAKGEFVTLIGHSGCGKSTLLNLIAGLTVPTSGVLLCADKEISGPGPERAVVFQNHSLLPWLTCFENVYLAVERVFAATESKAQLKARTDAALALVGLTPAAQKRPGEISGGMKQRVGIARALSMEPKVLLMDEPFGALDALTRAKLQDELLDIVARTHSTVVMVTHDVDEAVLLSDRIVMLTNGPAATIGEVLSVDLPRPRNRVALADEPRYQQCRKAVIDFLYTRQAHVEKVA, encoded by the coding sequence ATGCAACACGAAAAATACATCGAGATCCAGGGTGTGGAGCAGACCTTCAAGACGAAGAAGGGCAACTTCCCCGCGCTGCGCGACATCAACCTGGCCGTGGCCAAGGGCGAGTTCGTCACCCTCATCGGTCATTCGGGCTGCGGCAAGTCCACCTTGCTCAACCTGATTGCCGGCCTGACCGTGCCCACCAGCGGCGTGCTGCTGTGCGCCGACAAGGAAATTTCCGGCCCCGGCCCCGAGCGTGCCGTGGTGTTCCAGAACCACTCGCTGCTGCCTTGGCTGACCTGTTTCGAAAACGTCTACCTCGCGGTTGAACGCGTGTTCGCAGCCACCGAAAGCAAGGCCCAACTCAAGGCCCGCACCGACGCCGCGCTGGCCCTGGTGGGCCTCACGCCCGCCGCACAGAAACGCCCCGGCGAGATCTCCGGTGGCATGAAACAGCGCGTGGGCATTGCCCGCGCCCTGTCGATGGAACCCAAGGTCTTGTTGATGGACGAACCCTTCGGCGCACTCGATGCACTCACCCGCGCCAAGCTGCAGGACGAGCTGCTGGACATCGTGGCGCGCACGCACAGCACAGTGGTCATGGTCACGCACGACGTGGACGAAGCGGTGCTGCTGAGTGACCGCATCGTGATGCTCACCAACGGCCCGGCCGCCACCATCGGCGAGGTGCTCAGCGTGGACCTGCCGCGCCCGCGCAACCGCGTGGCGCTGGCAGACGAACCGCGTTACCAGCAGTGCCGCAAGGCGGTGATCGATTTCCTCTACACGCGCCAGGCGCACGTCGAAAAAGTGGCCTGA
- the ntrB gene encoding nitrate ABC transporter permease, whose amino-acid sequence MVSAVFHTPLEGLASTKTEPPSSPAAVPVAVVAAPVAVAQARRGWDLRFLWANVLPPLLGLVFLITVWAVVAGTGASGIPTPLETWKQAIEVFSDPFYQVGPNDQGVGWNVLMSLQRVAIGFGLAAAVGIPAGFAIGRFEFLSRMFNPLISLLRPVSPLAWLPIGLLVFKGANPAAIWTIFICSIWPMIINTAVGVQRVPQDYMNVARVLNLSEWKIFTKILFPAVLPYLLTGVRLAVGTAWLVIVAAEMLTGGVGIGFWIWDEWNNLNVASIIIAIFVIGIVGLVLEFGLIKLATLFTFDEVKS is encoded by the coding sequence ATGGTCAGCGCCGTCTTTCATACGCCACTGGAGGGGCTCGCCTCCACCAAGACCGAGCCGCCCTCCTCACCTGCGGCAGTGCCTGTCGCGGTGGTGGCGGCACCCGTTGCGGTGGCGCAAGCCCGGCGCGGCTGGGACCTGCGCTTTTTGTGGGCCAACGTCCTGCCGCCCCTGCTGGGCCTGGTCTTCCTCATCACCGTGTGGGCGGTGGTGGCGGGCACCGGCGCCAGCGGCATTCCGACACCTCTGGAAACGTGGAAGCAAGCCATCGAGGTGTTTTCCGATCCGTTCTATCAGGTCGGCCCGAACGATCAGGGCGTGGGCTGGAACGTGCTCATGTCGCTGCAGCGCGTGGCCATCGGTTTTGGTCTCGCCGCAGCGGTGGGCATCCCGGCGGGTTTTGCCATCGGCCGCTTCGAATTTCTGAGCCGCATGTTCAACCCGCTCATCAGCCTGCTGCGCCCGGTGTCACCACTGGCCTGGTTGCCGATCGGCCTGCTGGTCTTCAAGGGCGCCAACCCGGCCGCCATCTGGACCATCTTCATCTGCTCCATCTGGCCCATGATCATCAACACCGCGGTGGGCGTGCAGCGCGTGCCGCAGGACTACATGAACGTCGCGCGCGTGCTCAACTTGAGCGAGTGGAAGATCTTCACCAAGATCCTCTTCCCAGCCGTGCTGCCCTACCTGCTCACTGGTGTGCGCCTGGCGGTGGGCACGGCCTGGCTGGTGATCGTGGCCGCCGAGATGCTGACCGGCGGCGTGGGCATCGGCTTCTGGATCTGGGACGAGTGGAACAACCTCAACGTGGCCAGCATCATCATCGCGATCTTCGTGATCGGCATCGTGGGCCTGGTGCTCGAATTCGGCCTCATCAAGCTGGCCACCCTGTTCACGTTCGACGAAGTCAAAAGCTGA
- a CDS encoding ABC transporter substrate-binding protein — protein sequence MNADTPSATVPQALADTAAASRRDFIKKSTAIGGAAFFSTLGHSGVWAAGSDAPEKTEVKIGFIPLTDCASVVMAAELGIDKKYGVKIVPTKEASWAGVRDKLVNGELDFAHVLYGLIYGLQLGTAGPKKDMAILMNLNQNGQAITLSKKLAEKGAVDGPSLAKLMATEKREYTFAQTFPTGTHAMWLYYWLAAAGIDPMKDARAIVVPPPQMVANMRVGNMDGFCVGEPWNHRAIMDGIGITANTTQDIWKDHPEKVLGTSAEFVQKNPNTARAVTAAILEAGKWIDAGLQNKNKMAETISQRSYVNTSVDAINQRILGRYQNGMGKTWDDPNHMKFYNDGAANFPYLSDGMWFLTQHKRWGLLKSHPDYLAVAKAVNRIDIFKEAATASKTSLPKSEMRSAKLMDGVVWDGKDPAKYADSFKINAA from the coding sequence ATGAACGCAGACACCCCCAGCGCAACCGTTCCCCAGGCCCTGGCCGACACCGCAGCGGCTTCCCGGCGCGACTTCATCAAGAAAAGCACCGCCATCGGTGGCGCCGCCTTCTTCTCCACCCTGGGCCACAGCGGCGTGTGGGCGGCCGGCTCCGACGCGCCTGAAAAAACCGAGGTCAAGATCGGCTTCATCCCGCTGACCGACTGCGCCAGCGTGGTGATGGCCGCCGAACTCGGCATCGATAAAAAGTACGGCGTGAAGATCGTTCCGACCAAGGAAGCCAGCTGGGCCGGTGTGCGCGACAAGCTGGTCAATGGCGAGCTGGACTTCGCCCACGTGCTCTACGGTCTGATCTATGGCCTGCAGCTGGGCACCGCCGGCCCCAAGAAGGACATGGCGATCCTGATGAACCTGAACCAGAACGGCCAGGCCATCACGCTGTCCAAGAAGCTGGCCGAAAAAGGCGCGGTGGATGGCCCCTCGCTGGCCAAGCTGATGGCCACCGAAAAGCGCGAATACACCTTCGCCCAGACCTTCCCAACCGGCACCCACGCCATGTGGCTCTACTACTGGCTGGCAGCAGCCGGCATCGACCCGATGAAAGACGCGCGCGCCATCGTGGTGCCGCCACCGCAGATGGTGGCCAACATGCGCGTGGGCAACATGGACGGCTTCTGCGTGGGCGAGCCCTGGAACCACCGCGCCATCATGGACGGTATCGGCATCACGGCCAACACCACGCAGGACATCTGGAAGGACCACCCCGAGAAGGTGCTGGGCACCTCGGCCGAGTTCGTGCAGAAGAACCCGAACACCGCGCGCGCCGTGACGGCCGCCATCCTGGAAGCCGGCAAGTGGATCGACGCCGGTCTGCAGAACAAGAACAAGATGGCCGAGACGATCTCGCAGCGCTCTTACGTGAACACCAGCGTGGATGCGATCAACCAGCGCATCCTGGGCCGCTACCAGAACGGCATGGGCAAGACCTGGGACGACCCCAACCACATGAAGTTCTACAACGACGGCGCGGCCAACTTCCCCTACCTGAGCGACGGCATGTGGTTCCTGACGCAGCACAAGCGCTGGGGCTTGCTGAAGTCGCACCCCGACTACCTGGCCGTGGCCAAGGCCGTGAACCGCATCGACATCTTCAAGGAAGCCGCCACGGCCAGCAAAACGTCGTTGCCCAAGTCCGAGATGCGCAGCGCCAAGTTGATGGACGGCGTGGTGTGGGACGGCAAGGACCCGGCGAAGTACGCCGACAGCTTCAAGATCAACGCGGCCTGA